The proteins below come from a single Dermacentor albipictus isolate Rhodes 1998 colony chromosome 7, USDA_Dalb.pri_finalv2, whole genome shotgun sequence genomic window:
- the LOC135895967 gene encoding uncharacterized protein has translation MAVVDSSCKYVLVDVGAEGRVSDGGVFKHSAFGKALVNGDLNIPSLGLLPGTTTALPHVFVGDEAFQLRKDFMRPFPSKHFEDERRVFNYRLSRARRCAENAFGITAARWRILLRTINLLPTNVDFVVKAACVLHNFLTVLNPQSDNYRDQEDKFGNFVAGRWRESIQAALGDDRMQQFSPLQSTRSRNYDSEAAHARNLFAAYFCSKVGEVPWQWHQPGVSKEGALKRLREQQFYQLQRWRAGRRY, from the exons ATGGCTGTCGTTGACAGCAGTTGCAAGTATGTGCTTGTTGATGTGGGGGCTGAAGGTCGCGTGAGCGACGGAGGCGTATTTAAACACTCTGCATTTGGCAAGGCCCTTGTCAATGGAGACCTCAATATACCCTCACTTGGCCTGCTCCCAGGAACTACAACAGCTTTACCCCACGTCTTCGTTGGGGATGAAGCTTTTCAGTTAAGAAAAGACTTCATGCGCCCATTTCCTTCCAAGCACTTTGAGGATGAAAGAAGAGTCTTCAACTACAGGTTGAGCCGAGCAAG ACGGTGTGCTGAAAATGCGTTCGGGATCACAGCAGCAAGGTGGCGGATCCTACTGCGGACCATTAACTTGCTCCCCACAAACGTGGACTTTGTTGTGAAGGCTGCCTGTGTCTTGCATAACTTCCTAACTGTACTCAATCCACAGTCAGACAATTACAGAGATCAAGAGGACAAGTTTGGAAACTTTGTAGCAGGACGCTGGCGCGAAAGCATCCAAGCTGCGTTGGGAGACGACAGAATGCAGCAGTTTTCCCCCCTTCAGTCAACACGGTCAAGGAACTATGACAGTGAAGCTGCACATGCCAGGAACCTCTTCGCAGCctatttttgcagcaaagtagGTGAAGTGCCATGGCAGTGGCACCAACCAGGTGTTTCCAAAGAAGGCGCTTTGAAGCGTCTACGTGAGCAGCAGTTCTACCAGCTACAAAGATG GCGTGCCGGACGACGTTACTGA